From a single Labrenzia sp. PHM005 genomic region:
- a CDS encoding EAL domain-containing protein produces MQSGDLDPKKIAIRLFFLFAILLPSLQARADVSSHLSPDLETYYNALPNVILIIDPATGKIAFANEFADTFYGYGSGALATMRIQDINQLTAEQVAEERRLAKEERRNYFIFRHKLADGNVRTVEVRANPLKFGDQVLLHSIIRDITGERQQNDKLWHYQSRLEEAVELKRQELAASFETQTRWLFGFLIVVAGAFGLVVVYAILLTDSRRSLRHANDELRLADLVFRHANEGILVTDADGVVIKANSAVSKISGVDAETILGKKHFDFASLRKAPETFREMQQQLAETGEWSGELWNSRPDGQRYAQNASIAAIKDSSGSIQNYIVVFSDITELKAHQNELEKIAHYDPLTELPNRVLLRERLSDAIERVKRDNCWGAVFFFDLDGFKEINDRYGHELGDQLLTTVSKRFLSQFRSTDTVARLGGDEFIAVVSDYETPEDYKSLAERVLTETSKPIDLGDKSVAISTSVGIAAFSATSDTNPDQLLRQSDSAMYQSKLEGKNRYTLFNPKTEIEITTFNNKINELSEAIDNDQLVFHFQPKVDVISSQVHSAEALVRWNHPEEGLKYPGSFLDATENIGVSLKLDTWALEETFKTAASWRSLGLEVPISVNVDPRNLTSNWLYDTLKRLLAEHETIAPSLLDIEVLENATAVGNASVAVAIKRCQELGVSFSIDDFGTGYSTLTHLRHLPADHVKIDQTFVRAAIDSLDDLAIVDAVLGLAGALNREVIAEGVETKDHQNLLISLGTSILQGYSIARPLPLQKFLDWTAHFTPDPNWGKLQHLSKRHAKLLYLQVELRNWTKILTGEKQIQNDLPYMLGADQLSSNYWPWLNREGAKLFGDSEHFTILSTQCEHLMNQCRWHADASADEHKPCSPEASKEMAELASACLRTIDNLLLDNKLDRSGTIPFVLGERRA; encoded by the coding sequence ATGCAAAGCGGTGATCTAGATCCGAAGAAGATTGCTATCAGGTTGTTTTTTTTGTTCGCGATCCTGCTGCCGTCATTGCAGGCCCGGGCGGACGTCAGCAGCCACCTTTCTCCCGATCTGGAAACCTATTACAACGCTCTTCCAAATGTGATCCTCATCATAGATCCGGCGACCGGGAAGATCGCTTTTGCCAATGAGTTTGCGGACACTTTCTATGGCTACGGTTCCGGTGCCCTGGCCACCATGCGGATCCAGGACATCAATCAACTAACAGCTGAACAAGTCGCAGAAGAACGCCGTCTTGCAAAAGAAGAGCGTCGCAACTACTTCATATTCCGCCATAAACTGGCAGATGGAAATGTCAGAACCGTCGAAGTTCGGGCCAATCCGCTCAAATTCGGTGACCAAGTTCTGCTGCATTCCATTATCCGGGACATCACTGGTGAGCGTCAGCAAAATGACAAGCTGTGGCACTATCAATCCCGGCTTGAAGAAGCCGTCGAACTCAAGCGCCAGGAACTTGCCGCCTCATTCGAAACTCAAACGCGCTGGCTTTTCGGTTTTTTGATCGTTGTGGCTGGAGCATTCGGGCTTGTTGTTGTCTATGCCATCCTATTGACCGACTCCCGGCGGAGCCTTCGCCATGCCAACGATGAGCTGCGCCTGGCAGATTTGGTGTTCAGACATGCCAATGAAGGCATTCTAGTGACCGATGCTGATGGTGTTGTTATCAAAGCCAACTCAGCGGTGAGCAAGATCTCTGGCGTTGATGCCGAGACGATTTTGGGAAAAAAACACTTCGATTTCGCTTCCCTGCGCAAAGCACCGGAAACCTTCCGGGAGATGCAGCAACAGCTGGCGGAAACTGGCGAATGGTCCGGAGAACTTTGGAACAGCCGCCCAGATGGTCAGAGGTATGCGCAAAACGCCTCAATCGCTGCAATCAAGGATTCGAGCGGCAGCATTCAAAACTACATTGTGGTGTTTTCCGATATCACCGAACTGAAGGCGCACCAAAATGAGTTGGAAAAGATTGCTCATTACGACCCGCTGACAGAACTGCCCAACCGGGTATTACTACGGGAGCGGTTGAGCGATGCCATCGAACGGGTCAAACGCGACAATTGCTGGGGCGCAGTCTTCTTTTTTGATCTGGACGGCTTTAAAGAAATCAACGATCGCTACGGACACGAACTCGGCGATCAGCTGCTGACCACCGTATCTAAAAGGTTTCTATCGCAGTTTCGATCCACGGACACAGTCGCACGTTTGGGCGGAGATGAGTTCATTGCCGTTGTTTCCGACTATGAAACTCCCGAAGACTACAAGTCTCTAGCCGAACGGGTTCTCACAGAAACCAGTAAACCCATCGATCTTGGCGATAAGTCAGTCGCGATCTCGACCAGTGTCGGCATCGCAGCGTTCTCTGCCACGTCTGACACCAATCCGGACCAACTCCTTCGCCAGAGCGACTCGGCCATGTATCAGTCGAAGCTGGAAGGAAAGAACCGCTATACGCTGTTCAATCCCAAAACCGAGATTGAGATCACCACCTTCAACAACAAGATCAACGAACTGTCTGAAGCGATCGACAATGATCAGCTAGTGTTCCATTTCCAGCCCAAAGTGGATGTGATCAGCAGTCAGGTTCACAGTGCTGAGGCGTTGGTTCGCTGGAACCATCCTGAGGAAGGATTAAAATACCCGGGCAGTTTCCTTGATGCGACCGAGAACATCGGTGTGTCTTTGAAGTTGGACACTTGGGCCTTGGAAGAAACATTCAAGACAGCCGCGTCCTGGCGCAGCTTAGGTCTGGAAGTTCCGATTAGCGTCAATGTTGACCCAAGGAATCTGACGAGCAATTGGCTCTATGACACCTTAAAACGCCTGTTGGCAGAACACGAAACCATTGCTCCCTCTTTGCTCGACATTGAGGTTTTGGAAAATGCAACAGCTGTGGGCAATGCGTCGGTCGCAGTTGCCATCAAACGGTGCCAGGAACTTGGCGTCAGCTTTTCGATCGACGATTTCGGCACCGGGTATTCAACGCTGACCCATTTGCGCCACCTGCCAGCCGATCACGTCAAGATCGACCAAACGTTTGTGCGCGCCGCGATCGACTCCTTGGACGACCTTGCCATTGTTGACGCGGTGTTAGGGCTTGCAGGCGCCTTAAACAGGGAAGTGATCGCGGAAGGCGTGGAGACAAAAGACCACCAAAACCTTCTTATCAGCCTTGGCACATCAATCTTGCAAGGGTATTCCATTGCCCGGCCGTTACCGCTCCAAAAGTTCCTGGATTGGACAGCACATTTCACCCCGGACCCTAACTGGGGCAAGCTGCAGCATCTGTCCAAGCGTCATGCCAAACTGCTTTATTTGCAGGTAGAGCTCAGAAATTGGACCAAGATCCTGACCGGCGAAAAGCAAATACAAAATGATTTGCCTTACATGCTCGGCGCGGATCAATTGTCGTCAAATTACTGGCCATGGCTGAACCGGGAGGGCGCAAAATTGTTCGGTGACAGCGAGCATTTCACGATTTTGTCGACCCAGTGCGAGCACTTGATGAATCAATGCCGCTGGCATGCTGACGCATCAGCCGATGAACACAAGCCGTGCTCCCCGGAAGCGTCCAAAGAAATGGCGGAGCTGGCCAGTGCGTGTCTCAGAACGATTGACAATTTGCTGCTGGACAACAAACTCGACCGGTCGGGCACGATCCCGTTCGTTCTCGGCGAGCGCCGCGCTTAA
- a CDS encoding alpha/beta hydrolase encodes MVHRLLKVTSVRLARLRAVLVPISVLAVLGSAQAEALKPYKDRLFRYKKVTETLYNGDFIVVEYSKQRDLHGRDQIPERQVYGNYVSYKPKRSRGGGELNANGRTISYMGTGKWKGGAKAIVIYIHGQGGNRFQGMNDVSFGGNFNRIQNLMVRNGGAYLTVDIKNFGKRGTADVAALIKYQKQLSPQAKVVVACGSMGGIICWNLVKNGGYSRLINGIVLLGSPKDPNIFSSGALSRSVPIYMGQGTLDRVYNWETQAQFFKKIKQRAPNYPIKFTLFDTGTHGTPIRMTDWRLVLNWML; translated from the coding sequence ATGGTGCACAGACTTTTGAAGGTCACTTCAGTCCGGCTGGCCAGACTGCGAGCAGTTCTTGTTCCAATTTCCGTTCTTGCAGTTTTAGGCAGTGCGCAGGCAGAGGCGCTAAAGCCGTATAAGGACAGGTTGTTCCGCTACAAGAAGGTGACTGAGACGCTATATAACGGCGACTTCATTGTCGTTGAGTATTCCAAGCAACGGGACCTGCATGGCCGGGACCAAATTCCCGAACGCCAAGTCTACGGCAATTATGTTTCTTATAAACCGAAGCGCAGCCGGGGCGGCGGCGAACTCAACGCCAATGGCCGGACGATTTCCTACATGGGCACTGGCAAGTGGAAAGGCGGTGCCAAAGCGATTGTGATCTACATTCATGGACAAGGTGGTAACCGCTTTCAGGGCATGAATGACGTGTCCTTCGGCGGAAATTTCAACCGGATCCAGAACTTGATGGTTCGCAACGGCGGAGCTTACCTCACTGTAGACATCAAGAATTTCGGCAAACGCGGCACGGCCGATGTGGCCGCGCTGATAAAATACCAAAAACAGTTGTCACCCCAGGCAAAAGTTGTTGTGGCTTGCGGCTCGATGGGTGGCATTATCTGCTGGAATCTGGTCAAGAATGGCGGCTACTCCCGCCTGATCAACGGCATTGTGTTGCTTGGCTCGCCGAAAGATCCAAACATCTTTTCTTCTGGCGCATTGTCTCGAAGCGTTCCGATCTATATGGGGCAGGGGACGCTAGACCGGGTCTACAACTGGGAAACTCAGGCGCAGTTCTTCAAGAAAATCAAACAGCGCGCCCCGAATTATCCGATCAAGTTCACCCTATTTGATACCGGAACCCACGGAACACCGATCCGCATGACCGACTGGCGTCTGGTGCTGAACTGGATGCTCTAA
- a CDS encoding ParA family protein, whose amino-acid sequence MPVISFANAKGGAGKTTAALLLATEVAARGKRVTIFDADPQKWISKWHELPRTCKNISVISEISPASITEQITHASETSDYVIVDLEGTENLIVANALSVSDLVVIPIQGSSMDARGGAKILTLIKKLEKIVRHDIKHCVVLTRSNAAVTTRAMKAVQDFLCAQNIDVLMTPIVERAAFRDLFEFGGGLANLNPKQVSGVEKARENASLYAAEVLERAITVPKKRWYDVFKRAS is encoded by the coding sequence ATGCCAGTCATTTCCTTCGCGAATGCAAAGGGCGGCGCCGGGAAAACCACCGCGGCTTTGCTATTGGCAACAGAAGTTGCCGCACGGGGAAAACGCGTCACCATTTTCGACGCTGACCCGCAAAAATGGATTTCGAAATGGCATGAACTGCCGCGGACCTGCAAAAACATTTCCGTCATCAGCGAAATCTCGCCCGCCTCCATCACCGAACAGATCACCCACGCCTCGGAAACATCCGACTATGTGATTGTCGACCTGGAAGGCACGGAAAACCTGATCGTCGCCAATGCCCTTTCGGTTTCGGATCTGGTGGTGATCCCTATCCAAGGTTCGTCGATGGATGCGAGGGGCGGTGCCAAGATCCTTACCTTGATCAAGAAACTGGAAAAAATCGTCCGCCATGACATCAAACACTGTGTTGTCCTGACCCGGTCCAATGCGGCGGTCACGACCCGCGCGATGAAGGCGGTTCAAGACTTCCTGTGTGCCCAGAACATTGATGTACTGATGACCCCAATTGTTGAACGGGCGGCTTTCCGCGACCTGTTTGAATTCGGCGGCGGTCTTGCCAATCTCAATCCCAAGCAGGTGTCGGGCGTCGAAAAGGCCCGTGAAAATGCATCGCTTTACGCAGCAGAAGTTCTGGAACGGGCGATCACTGTTCCGAAAAAACGCTGGTACGACGTCTTTAAACGCGCCAGTTGA
- a CDS encoding HlyD family secretion protein: MPTLNRLFTAGALALVVSACNEDPKNVALGTLERDRVALTATAAEVLIELPVAQGAPVTKGTILARLDTTQQQAVVNQALAEVQKSKAYLEKLKNGAREEEIAKARADVAGAKAELVEATNNFDRYKDLTARGTTSQAQLDSARASKDAAEASLNSAEQQHKELVTGTRPEDLAMARAELAAAEASLATQKKILNDLTIVASRDGVLDSLPWNLGERVTIGSPVAVMLAGDAPYARVYVPEPHRVKINEGDTLAVRVDGLEASINGHVRWISSEPSFTPYYALNQSDRARLMYVAEIQLPDSASNLPNGVPAQAVLP, translated from the coding sequence ATGCCAACGTTGAACCGGCTGTTCACGGCCGGTGCGCTCGCTTTAGTGGTTTCCGCCTGCAACGAAGATCCAAAAAATGTCGCGCTCGGAACTCTGGAGCGGGACCGCGTCGCCTTGACGGCAACGGCAGCGGAAGTGCTGATAGAGCTGCCAGTTGCGCAAGGAGCCCCCGTCACAAAGGGCACAATCCTTGCCCGCCTCGATACCACCCAGCAGCAGGCTGTCGTCAATCAAGCCTTGGCCGAAGTTCAAAAATCCAAAGCTTACCTTGAGAAACTGAAAAATGGCGCCCGGGAAGAAGAAATCGCCAAGGCACGAGCCGATGTCGCCGGGGCCAAAGCGGAACTGGTGGAAGCCACCAACAATTTCGATCGCTATAAAGACCTGACAGCGCGCGGCACCACAAGCCAAGCGCAACTTGACAGTGCCCGGGCATCCAAAGATGCCGCTGAAGCCAGTTTGAACAGTGCGGAACAACAACACAAGGAACTGGTGACCGGAACACGGCCAGAAGATCTGGCCATGGCGCGCGCAGAACTCGCTGCAGCAGAGGCCAGCCTTGCCACGCAAAAGAAGATCCTCAACGACCTGACGATTGTTGCATCGCGTGATGGTGTGCTCGATAGCCTCCCTTGGAACCTCGGTGAGCGGGTGACCATCGGCAGCCCGGTTGCGGTTATGCTCGCCGGTGACGCCCCTTACGCCCGGGTCTACGTTCCTGAGCCTCATCGGGTAAAAATCAACGAAGGCGACACACTTGCGGTCCGTGTGGATGGTTTGGAGGCGTCAATCAATGGTCATGTTCGCTGGATCAGCTCCGAACCATCCTTCACTCCCTATTATGCGCTCAACCAATCCGACCGCGCCCGGCTGATGTATGTCGCTGAAATCCAACTGCCTGACAGTGCGTCCAACTTGCCGAATGGGGTTCCGGCCCAAGCGGTCTTGCCGTGA
- a CDS encoding ABC transporter ATP-binding protein produces MSDIVIQAEGLVKSFKGFRAVDGLDLTIERGMIYGFLGPNGCGKTTAIRMLTGLLTPTEGSVKVLGLSVPKDAEALKYKIGYMTQAFSLYGDLTVLENLNFMGTVYGLPRSTRKKRIAEVMQRYDLTELSGRFAGKMSGGQRQRLALAAAVLHEPQLLFLDEPTSAVDPESRRHFWEQLFDLVNEGTSIVVTTHFMDEAERCHKIAILEAGQKRLDGTPADLMAAMGANVVEIEAPDLRSIRRHLLGSDGIVTAAQLGARLRVLVEKRITDPEAFLRSNPETASATVVERVRPNLEDVFATATGEGRQ; encoded by the coding sequence ATGTCCGACATCGTCATACAAGCTGAAGGTTTGGTGAAAAGCTTCAAGGGGTTCAGGGCAGTCGACGGATTGGATCTGACCATTGAGCGCGGAATGATTTACGGCTTTCTCGGCCCAAACGGATGCGGCAAGACGACAGCGATCCGCATGTTGACCGGATTGCTGACCCCAACCGAGGGCTCCGTCAAAGTTCTCGGACTGTCCGTGCCCAAAGATGCCGAAGCGTTGAAATACAAAATCGGCTACATGACCCAGGCCTTTTCGCTTTATGGCGATTTGACGGTCCTGGAAAATCTCAACTTTATGGGCACCGTTTATGGATTGCCGCGCAGCACGCGCAAAAAACGGATTGCCGAGGTCATGCAACGGTATGATCTTACCGAGCTCAGCGGCCGTTTTGCAGGCAAGATGAGCGGCGGCCAGCGCCAGCGCCTGGCCCTTGCGGCGGCAGTTCTGCATGAACCCCAGTTGCTGTTTCTGGACGAACCCACCTCTGCCGTGGACCCGGAGTCGCGGCGCCACTTTTGGGAACAGCTATTTGACCTTGTGAATGAAGGCACCTCCATCGTCGTGACCACGCACTTCATGGATGAGGCGGAACGCTGCCACAAGATCGCGATCTTGGAAGCCGGTCAGAAACGGCTGGATGGCACTCCGGCCGATCTCATGGCGGCAATGGGTGCCAATGTGGTTGAGATCGAAGCTCCGGACTTACGCTCTATTCGACGGCACCTGCTTGGCAGCGACGGGATCGTAACTGCCGCACAGCTCGGTGCACGTCTGCGCGTGCTGGTCGAAAAGCGTATTACAGATCCAGAAGCATTTCTCAGGTCCAATCCAGAGACCGCAAGCGCGACAGTGGTCGAGCGGGTCCGGCCCAATCTAGAAGACGTCTTTGCCACAGCAACTGGAGAAGGCCGCCAATGA
- a CDS encoding ABC transporter permease, translating into MRSISRILAVFFKELAQLRRDRMTFGMVVMIPLIQLVLFGYAINTNVRDIPIAVVDQSQTGISRILVQMVEATRVVKVTERHATTEAAQEAIRSARVRAAFILPADLTQRLARSPALGLGTPPSTDWETSRPVAQWIVDGSDTMIASAIKSLRSMPLSEIYRQAPNRSTPTFEVTLFFNPEQRTAVNIVPGLVGTILTMTMIMFTSAAIVRERERGNMEMLINTPIRPIELMIGKIIPYIFIGLLQAVIILSLGHVLFNVPFDGNMIDLFLGTLLFIGASLSLGLVFSTIAQTQLQAMQMTIFVLLPSILLSGFMFPYEGMPVIAQYIAEIFPATHFMRMIRGFVLRDATLIDVHRDVIWMSGFFVLGMVAAALRFKKRLD; encoded by the coding sequence ATGAGGTCAATTTCCAGAATCCTTGCCGTATTTTTCAAAGAACTCGCCCAGTTACGTCGGGATCGGATGACCTTTGGCATGGTCGTCATGATCCCGCTTATCCAGCTGGTTCTGTTCGGTTATGCGATCAACACAAATGTGCGCGACATCCCGATTGCGGTCGTTGATCAAAGCCAGACTGGGATCAGCCGGATCCTGGTACAGATGGTCGAGGCGACCCGGGTCGTGAAGGTCACAGAACGGCATGCAACGACGGAAGCTGCTCAGGAAGCAATCCGCTCGGCTCGTGTTCGGGCGGCCTTTATCCTGCCCGCCGATCTGACACAACGTCTGGCCCGGTCTCCGGCCCTTGGCCTCGGCACACCCCCATCGACAGACTGGGAGACCAGCCGTCCCGTTGCGCAATGGATTGTCGACGGCTCCGATACGATGATTGCGAGCGCGATTAAAAGCCTGCGCTCCATGCCGCTGTCAGAGATCTACCGGCAAGCGCCCAATCGTTCCACCCCGACCTTTGAAGTCACCCTGTTCTTTAATCCGGAACAACGCACTGCGGTCAATATTGTCCCAGGCCTGGTCGGCACAATTCTCACGATGACGATGATCATGTTCACATCGGCTGCGATTGTGCGGGAACGTGAACGCGGTAATATGGAAATGCTGATCAACACCCCGATCCGCCCGATCGAGCTGATGATTGGCAAGATCATTCCCTACATCTTTATCGGGCTGTTGCAGGCGGTCATCATTCTCAGTCTGGGGCACGTATTGTTCAATGTGCCGTTTGATGGGAACATGATCGATCTGTTTCTTGGAACCCTGCTGTTCATCGGCGCGAGCCTGTCACTCGGCCTCGTGTTTTCCACGATCGCCCAGACACAGCTCCAGGCCATGCAGATGACAATTTTCGTACTCCTGCCCTCGATCCTTTTGTCCGGCTTCATGTTTCCCTACGAAGGCATGCCGGTCATCGCGCAATACATCGCCGAGATTTTTCCAGCGACACACTTCATGCGCATGATCCGCGGATTTGTACTCAGAGACGCCACATTGATTGATGTTCATCGCGACGTGATCTGGATGAGCGGGTTTTTCGTCTTAGGGATGGTTGCAGCAGCGCTGAGATTCAAAAAACGGCTGGATTAG
- a CDS encoding TetR/AcrR family transcriptional regulator, with protein sequence MNMEAPAAGRYLEIAERQFAEAGFHGVSLAAIAKEAGVSKQALLHFFGSKERLYGAVLKRLSDKLCAEVESSDAIEPGAQLIEYFETLAKTSYGGRIEAKLVVRALLDTSETARFWPMKPYLDKLTELAAQTPKWRGAPAETIRAGLFQLIGAIQYLSVSAIALDGMYGPAARRAVELKSSENVSTAVRAFVEGG encoded by the coding sequence ATGAACATGGAAGCGCCGGCCGCAGGCCGGTATCTGGAAATCGCGGAGCGCCAATTCGCAGAGGCTGGCTTTCATGGTGTCAGCCTGGCCGCCATCGCCAAGGAAGCGGGGGTTAGTAAGCAGGCGCTATTGCATTTTTTTGGCAGCAAGGAACGGCTGTATGGGGCTGTACTGAAACGGTTGTCCGATAAGCTGTGTGCCGAAGTGGAGAGCTCAGATGCGATAGAGCCTGGCGCACAATTGATCGAGTATTTCGAAACCCTTGCCAAAACATCTTATGGCGGGAGGATCGAAGCGAAACTGGTCGTGCGTGCCCTGCTGGACACCAGCGAAACTGCCCGGTTTTGGCCCATGAAACCTTATCTCGACAAGCTCACTGAGCTGGCGGCTCAGACCCCAAAATGGCGCGGGGCCCCTGCAGAAACCATTCGCGCAGGATTGTTTCAGCTGATTGGTGCAATTCAGTATCTGTCGGTGTCGGCAATTGCGCTGGACGGCATGTATGGTCCTGCTGCGCGGCGGGCTGTGGAACTGAAGTCTTCTGAGAATGTCAGCACAGCCGTGCGGGCGTTTGTTGAAGGCGGTTGA